A genomic segment from Spinacia oleracea cultivar Varoflay chromosome 3, BTI_SOV_V1, whole genome shotgun sequence encodes:
- the LOC110793916 gene encoding molybdate transporter 1 translates to MESQILENQNPLQTPIHHRFPYNFWGTLKENLSFRSKWGELNGAMGDLGTYIPIVLALTLSRNLDLGTTLIFTGVYNVVTGAIYGIPMPVQPMKSIAAVAIANPDFGIPEIMAAGICTAGILFVLGVTQLMQLVYLLIPLSVVRGIQLSQGLAFAMAAVKYITKEQDFAKSKSLGERSWLGLDGLLLAVVCACFIILVNGAGEDRQNDGCDFGASGGSGGGEMEGMRRGLGRKGFRRVLYSLPSAVMIFMLGVILAIIRGPKEVVNGFKFGPSPIHVINIPKESWKQGFIKGTIPQLPLSVLNSVIAVCKLSSDLFPGKDFSATSLSVTVGMMNLVGCWFGAMPTCHGAGGLAGQYKFGGRSGGCVALLGMGKLVIGIVLGSSIVKILDQFPVGVLGVLLLFAGLELAMACRDMNTKSESFVMLLVTGVSLVGKGASLGFLCGIIAHFLLKLRILDRPQSFPRLWMERNS, encoded by the coding sequence ATGGAATCCCAAATCCTTGAAAATCAAAATCCCCTTCAAACCCCAATTCACCACAGATTTCCCTACAATTTCTGGGGTACCCTTAAAGAAAACCTTAGTTTCAGGTCAAAATGGGGGGAATTAAACGGTGCAATGGGAGATTTGGGTACTTATATCCCAATAGTGTTGGCCTTAACATTGTCAAGAAATCTTGATTTGGGCACTACCCTAATCTTCACTGGGGTTTACAACGTGGTTACTGGTGCAATTTATGGCATACCGATGCCGGTTCAACCCATGAAATCAATCGCAGCCGTCGCCATTGCTAACCCGGATTTTGGAATTCCCGAGATAATGGCAGCTGGGATTTGCACAGCTGGGATATTGTTTGTTTTGGGTGTCACACAATTGATGCAGCTTGTTTATTTATTGATTCCTTTATCTGTTGTTAGAGGGATTCAGCTTTCACAAGGGCTGGCATTTGCAATGGCTGCAGTTAAGTATATAACAAAAGAGCAGGATTTTGCTAAGTCTAAGAGTTTGGGTGAAAGGTCTTGGTTGGGTTTGGATGGTTTGTTGTTGGCTGTTGTTTGTGCTTGTTTTATCATTCTTGTTAATGGGGCTGGGGAGGATAGACAAAATGATGGATGTGATTTTGGGGCGAGTGGCGGTAGCGGTGGCGGTGAGATGGAGGGGATGAGGAGGGGTTTGGGAAGGAAGGGTTTTAGAAGGGTTTTGTACTCCCTCCCTAGTGCTGTCATGATCTTCATGCTAGGGGTAATTTTGGCAATTATTAGAGGGCCTAAAGAAGTGGTCAATGGTTTCAAATTTGGTCCCTCACCTATTCATGTTATAAACATACCTAAGGAGTCATGGAAGCAAGGGTTCATTAAGGGTACAATTCCACAACTACCCTTATCCGTGCTTAACTCTGTTATCGCGGTGTGTAAGTTGTCATCAGATCTTTTTCCGGGGAAAGATTTCTCAGCGACTTCACTCTCCGTGACAGTTGGGATGATGAACTTAGTTGGGTGTTGGTTCGGTGCTATGCCAACATGTCACGGGGCCGGAGGTCTCGCGGGGCAATATAAGTTTGGGGGAAGAAGTGGCGGGTGTGTTGCCCTTTTAGGCATGGGGAAATTGGTGATTGGTATAGTGTTAGGGAGTTCGATTGTGAAAATATTAGACCAATTTCCCGTGGGAGTATTAGGAGTGTTACTGTTATTTGCTGGCCTAGAGTTAGCTATGGCTTGTAGGGATATGAACACAAAATCGGAGTCCTTTGTGATGCTTTTGGTGACGGGTGTTTCCCTTGTTGGGAAAGGGGCATCACTTGGTTTCTTATGTGGGATCATTGCTCATTTTCTCCTCAAGTTAAGGATTTTGGACAGACCGCAATCGTTTCCTAGATTATGGATGGAACGAAACTCATAA
- the LOC110793919 gene encoding probable pectin methyltransferase QUA2, translating to MVGPHNRAGSSGRLREADLICSDLENDTGKKRDKEKDDSYTAGISDYIRNNTVIDHCFGVDNVSGGNGKMQYNWFSLVLKLIVATTTFFVLLTSLRRMVSITKKPLDSFVGGSWWLPLQEQLLSDFHDLQELSLGSSRVKEIEFCSQEYENYVPCFNTSINSEEFQLDRHCERDSRVGCVVLPPRNYKLPLRWPAGRDVIWYANVKISAQEVLASGAVTKRLMMLEDDQISFRSDSLMFDGVDDYSHQIADMIGLRSVSDFNQAGIRSVLDIGCGYGSFGAHLFSRNLLTMCIANYEPSGSQVQLTLERGLPAMIASFSSKRLPFSSLSFDMLHCARCGIDWDKEDGIFLVEADRLLKPGGYFVWTSPFSGVRGSPEIDENQKKWQFVQKFAESLCWDMLSQQDDTVIWRKTAHRNCYTSQKRNSIPPTCKKNYDVESPYYQPLHLCISGTHSERWIPIEQRTAWPSRANLNSSELRIYGVPTEVFSADSLKWKLAVQEYWSLLSPQIFSDHPKRPGDEDPSPPFNMLRNVLDMNAQFGGFNHALLEAGKSLWVMNVVPTTAPSSLPLIHDRGFIGTSHNWCEAFPSYPRTYDMIHADGLLSLETGQHQKCTMLDIFLDIDRLLRPEGWAIFRDTTLMIESARTLATRFRWDARIVDVEANTDERVLLCRKPFPGDKV from the exons ATGGTAGGACCGCACAATCGAGCTGGATCAAGTGGACGATTACGCGAGGCGGATCTTATTTGTAGCGATTTAGAGAATGATACAGGAAAAAAGAGAGACAAAGAAAAGGACGATTCGTATACTGCAGGAATTTCTGACTATATACGCAATAATACAGTTATTGATCATTGTTTTGGAGTAGACAATGTTAGTGGTGGGAATGGGAAAATGCAGTATAATTGGTTTAGTTTAGTTCTTAAGCTAATAGTGGCAACAACAACCTTCTTTGTGCTTCTTACGTCTCTTAGACGAATGGTCTCTATCACGAAAAAACCATTAGATAGTTTTGTTGGAGGGTCTTGGTGGCTGCCATTGCAAGAACAGCTACTTTCTGACTTTCATGATCTTCAAGAGCTTTCTCTTGGTTCTTCAAGGGTCAAAGAGATTGAGTTTTGCTCTCAGGAATATGAAAACTATGTGCCTTGTTTTAACACATCCATTAATTCTGAGGAATTCCAATTGGATCGTCACTGTGAGAGGGATTCGAGGGTGGGTTGTGTGGTTCTTCCACCCAGGAATTACAAGTTGCCTCTTAGGTGGCCTGCTGGTAGGGATGTGATTTGGTATGCTAATGTTAAGATTTCTGCTCAGGAGGTTTTGGCTTCTGGAGCCGTGACTAAGAG GTTGATGATGTTGGAAGACGACCAGATATCATTCCGGTCAGATTCTCTCATGTTTGATGGAGTTGATGACTACTCACATCAAATCGCGGACATGATTGGTCTCAGAAGTGTATCTGATTTCAATCAAGCAGGA ATAAGATCTGTTTTGGACATTGGGTGTGGCTATGGTAGTTTTGGCGCACATCTCTTCTCCCGAAATTTGTTGACAATGTGTATTGCAAATTATGAACCATCGGGTAGTCAAGTTCAGTTAACACTTGAAAGAGGTCTCCCTGCAATGATTGCTTCCTTCAGTTCAAAGCGGCTGCCTTTCTCATCTCTTTCCTTCGACATGTTGCATTGTGCTAGATGTGGTATTGACTGGGATAAAGAAG ATGGGATTTTTCTGGTTGAAGCTGACAGACTTCTGAAGCCAGGAGGGTATTTTGTCTGGACTTCACCATTTTCCGGTGTGCGTGGATCACCTGAAATCGATGAAAACCAAAAGAAATGGCAGTTTGTCCAGAAATTTGCAGAAAGTCTATGCTGGGATATGTTGTCGCAGCAAGATGATACAGTTATCTGGAGAAAGACCGCTCACAGGAATTGTTATACTTCTCA GAAGCGTAACTCAATCCCGCCTACCTGTAAGAAGAACTATGATGTTGAATCTCCTTACTATCAACCCCTTCATCTATGCATAAGTGGAACTCATAGTGAAAGATGGATTCCAATTGAACAGCGCACAGCTTGGCCCTCTAGAGCAAATCTAAATTCTAGTGAACTTAGGATATATG GAGTCCCTACCGAAGTATTTTCTGCGGATTCCTTGAAGTGGAAGTTAGCAGTTCAAGAATATTGGTCTCTGTTGTCACCCCAAATATTTTCAGATCATCCAAAGAGACCTGGTGATGAGGATCCTTCCCCACCTTTTAACATGCTTAGAAATGTATTGGATATGAATGCTCAATTTGGTGGGTTCAATCATGCCTTGCTGGAAGCAGGAAAAAGCCTGTGGGTGATGAATGTGGTTCCTACGACTGCACCTAGCTCACTTCCCTTAATCCATGACAGAGGTTTTATAGGCACGTCGCATAATTG gtgTGAAGCTTTTCCATCATACCCAAGAACTTATGATATGATCCATGCTGATGGACTGCTGTCACTTGAGACAGGTCAGCATCAGAAGTGCACAATGCTTGATATCTTCTTAGACATAGATAGACTCCTTCGTCCAGAG GGTTGGGCTATATTCCGTGACACAACTTTGATGATAGAATCAGCTAGAACACTTGCAACGAGATTTAGATGGGATGCTCGAATTGTAGATGTGGAAGCAAACACTGATGAGAGAGTACTCCTATGTCGTAAGCCCTTTCCAGGCGACAAAGTTTGA